DNA sequence from the Manihot esculenta cultivar AM560-2 chromosome 11, M.esculenta_v8, whole genome shotgun sequence genome:
CTGGCGCCATTGCTACTAATCCACAATAAAACTAGACCTTTCTAATTGCCTGAAACCCTAAAACAAAGAGAAATTGTTATTCATCAACTCTCAGATGACTGTATAGATAAAGAGACACAGAGAGAAATAGACACCTGTGGGCGAACAGCAGCCGAGCCGTAACTAGGGTTTGAGAGAGCTGCAAGGGGAAGAAGGGTTTTATAAAGAGAGACCCGTTGGAATTAACGATACCCAGCGAACTGGTTTAAATTGGGCTGAGATTCTCTATGCTCTGGCCCATGGTGATGGGCTGGATTGTGAATAAATTTTGTTTTGTAATCAATGGGCTTCCACTAAATGAGAACTACTATTCTgtacaataatttaaatttaaatttaaatttaaattttattcatatatattttcTAATCCACCCGGTATTCAAAGTCCATTGATCTAACTAATCcataaatattgatattatttattttaaaaatatataaaaaaaataattattaaataactaattgaaattttattttttagaattttaatttattaatattaaaatcatattCAAGATTGAAAGTGGTCGAGTTTGAAATAAATCAAAACcaaattgtataaaaaaaacTTTCCCAAACATAAGGCAAAATGGTATCAATTTACTTTCAAAATCATCTGATTAAGTAGAAAAGTTTCTTAGAAGAgctgttttttattattataatttcttttttaagaaaTCAAAATGCTCTATGCTCACCTTTGAAATCCTCGTTATAATGAAGGAAATTGAAATTGCAAATTAATATGGTTGGTCTGTTTACAACTTATTCATTTGGAAATTGCAAATTATTGTATTgttttacagaaaaaaaaaatcaaactctaTATAACACATTGTAAGCTTCTTTTTTCAATTTCCAAAGCATGAAATTTTCAGACAGTGCAAAATTTACTCTTCTTCTAGTGAGTCCGTGTGATTTATATTTGGGTTTTTGATGAATCCTGCTAAAGGTCCTTGTATGTCAGAACCGTAAATATGACCCATTTTGGTTCGCTTTGTTTCCAGGTACCTTTTATTTTCCTCTGTAATGGATGTCAACACTGGAACTCTTCCAATCACTGCCAATCCATATCCCTTCAATCCTGTGAATTTTGCTGGATTATTTGTCATCAGACGCATTGTTCGAACTCCTATGTCCCTTAGAATCTGCAGCCATCCAATTTGAAAAACAGTGAAAACCAAACATTATGgatcaattcaatttaaaattaaattaaataaaatacacCGAAAACTGAATTATAAAATatgtagaaattaaattaaattgaattagaaatattattaaatcgaatcaaGTTGAATTATCTTTAGATTCAACTAGATTTGGCCCATTTTGTTTAGAGTGAGATTTTTATAGAGCATGTTAAAAACTGACCTGAGCACCGATACCGTATTCGCGTGCATCGACAGCTAAACCAAGTTCAATATTAGCTTGGACAGTGTCATGGCCTTGATCCTGCAAATTGTAAGCTCGAAGTTTATGACCAAGCCCAATCCCTCTTCCTTCATGACCTCTAAGATAAACCACAACGCCTCTACCAGCTTGTTCGATTAATTGCATTGCTAAATCCAATTGGTTTCCACAATCACAACGAGCTGATCCAAAAATATCTCCAGTTAAACACTCTGAATGAACCCTCACAAGAACATCCTGTCCAGCTCCAACATCACCCTGTtgattttcatttataaaaatgcTTAAAAATATGCACTTTCTTCAACAGGATGAAGAACAGATGCAACGACaagtgtttgattttgattACCTTAACAACTGCTACATGTTCTGTTCCATCTAGCTTTGATTTGTAGCAGTATGCTTGAAACAGACCCCATTTGGTTGGCAGACGAGAAATCGCAGTTCTTTCAACcaaattttctctttttctcctGTATCTGTAACAGTGAAACAGAAACGAAACCAAATATTGATTAAGTGATCAGTTCAGTATTGATCAGTTTAATCAACCCATAAAATCTTGCATCTGACCTTATTAAATCGGTTATTGAGACGATTGGGATGCTGTGCTCTAATGCCAAGTTTCTTAAACCAGCTAAAGAAGTCATGGAACCATCCTCTGGATCAACAACGGCTGAAAGAACAGAAACTGGCTGCAATCCTGCAAGCATTACTAAGTCTACAGAAGCCTCAGTATGACCTGCTCTTCTCAGAACCCCACCACTTCTATACTTGAGTGGAAACACATGGCCCGGCCGCCGAAAATCTTCGGGTTTCGATTCAGGAGATGCAAGAGCAAGAACTGTCTTGGCCCTGTCTTCTGCTGATACTCCAGTGGACGTTCCAGTTTTCGCATCCTAAAATATATGTGAATATCAATTCAAGCCTGAGAATAATTACGGGACCCTTAGGACTCGCCAAGCTTACCACTGTGATGGTGAAAGTTGGGGCTGAAGAGTCTTCATCTTCTGTCTCTGGAGACATTAGAGGAAGCTTCAACTTTTCAAGATCCTCCTCTTTCATGCCTACAGAAACAATCCCTGATCCATGTTTAACCATGAATGCTACATGCTTGGGACTTGTAAGAGATGCTGCCATGGCAATGTTTCCTTCAATATCGCCATTTTCATCATCTACAACGATCACAAACTGAAAATTTTCGCACACACTTTCATTATCTTGTCAGATTATAGCAGAGAATATGAGAGGAGAGATCGAAATTCACCTTTCCTTGGCGGAGAGAACTTATTGCTTGCTCAATTGAAGAGTAGCCTGGAGATGGGCAGTCAGGATCACCTTCAGCGTCACTGACGAAGAAATCGATTGTTTCAGGAGTAATTTCAGCATCAAGTGTTTCAAATGGTGCTGTAGCAGATTCATCAAAAGTACTAAGCTGCAGAGATCCATTCTCGTTTCCCTTCAAAGAACTATCATCAGAAAAATTTCCACGTCCAATTCCAGGACTCACCCCAATACCCCAACATCGGCTCAACAACCTGTGTCTGTATAACCCAGTTCCTGCACTGCTGGGAGCTGCAAAAATCCGATGAAAACTGAAACAGAAAAATCATTTGAACATTAAATCCCATGAAGAAATATCAAAGCTTTTGTCTTTCCCTGCTGGGAAAATATGTTTGTAAAATACCTTGAATGGATGAGGATACGGGGACAGGAGATGTGAGGAACAAAGGCACAGTCCATGGGAAGGAAACAGTTAAAGAGATTGAGCTTGTTGTTTGTAGAAATCAAGAATTTGCTCTGGTTCTTGGTGGTTCCTCCATGATTTGGAAGTTGCAGGCCATGCATGTAAACAAGAAAAGCCCACCTCTAGTTTTGGATTGTGTTTCTATTCAGAGCCGTAATCCAAAAGTTTCATCCGACTGATGTTATGGATTTTGGTGACCACtagctttcctttttttttttttttttaaaaaaaaaaattaattttcctgtttattttctttcttttgttttattttcttttaaaaaaataaatctacaattaaaaaaatcacaatCTTTATCCATCTCCGTCTATGTACAACCCCACTTACAAATGCTTATgacatatttaattatttctatTGACCTTTATttgttagaaaatatttttatatttcctgacctttaaaataaaaaaaaataatagataaaatatttttttattaaagaaaaattaaattatttttaagataaataactttttaaaaaaattactacttaatttttataatacggaaaaatttttaattttaaaaaatatattaaaatatttttaatattttaaaaaatttactaatttatttctctattaattttattattaaatattttattatttaaattctataattttaaaaaatttattaatcgctctcatatatttaaaaattttattaattaatttttctgtatcaaaagtattttaaatcagttaaaactaataaagaaattaattaataaaaatattaaaatattttaatatattttttaaaattaagagattaaccagtaaatttctctatattataaaaattaaatagtaatttaaattatttttcaagaattttatttatactgtatatataaatttattaatatattttattttttaaattaaaataattaaaataaaaaataagttatttattaatatattttatttttaaattacaattaaaataaaaaataagtttttttttaaaaaaattagggaaaacatttttttaaaacaagttattttttgaaaatattttccttggaaacttttattttctttaacaaaAAATGACAACCTAGAGAAGCTTCGTAAAATTTGGAGATTGATCTGATCCTGGTGAAGAACCTTACACTAAAGCAAAGAGGAGTTGTAAGTGGAACCAAGAGTCCACTTAAGTAATAGGGAGAAGAGTGGAAAGTTCCATGCAAAGTTGTCAAGCACCTACGTAATGagtagttttaattatttattgtaataCTATTGGTTTCGTATATTATTTCAATACGATGAAACAATATGtctgaaatatttaataattttattttttatgttagaaagatatatatttttattattattatttgtttataaaatGGAGATTAAATATTagagaataaaatttgaaatttttcaaatttaaaataaaataaagggaaaattactttatagtccatgaggtttaacgtaattaacacttatgtccctctattttggcgacccaacacttaagtccctcactttcttttctgtccaactttgtagtccttccgtccaaaatagccgtttgggacacgtgaattgacaaaattaaccttcttcttcttcttcttcctcctttttctgcaacttcttcttcttcttcttctttcttcttcttcttcttctttcttcttcctcttcttcttcttctttcttcttccttctccttcttcttctttcttcttcttcttcttcctactctttctacagcagcttcttcttcttcttcttcttcttcttcttcttcttctttcttcttcttcctactctttctgcagcagcttcttcttcttctttcttcttcttcttcttcttcttct
Encoded proteins:
- the LOC110626522 gene encoding monofunctional riboflavin biosynthesis protein RIBA 3, chloroplastic; translated protein: MHGLQLPNHGGTTKNQSKFLISTNNKLNLFNCFLPMDCAFVPHISCPRILIHSSFHRIFAAPSSAGTGLYRHRLLSRCWGIGVSPGIGRGNFSDDSSLKGNENGSLQLSTFDESATAPFETLDAEITPETIDFFVSDAEGDPDCPSPGYSSIEQAISSLRQGKFVIVVDDENGDIEGNIAMAASLTSPKHVAFMVKHGSGIVSVGMKEEDLEKLKLPLMSPETEDEDSSAPTFTITVDAKTGTSTGVSAEDRAKTVLALASPESKPEDFRRPGHVFPLKYRSGGVLRRAGHTEASVDLVMLAGLQPVSVLSAVVDPEDGSMTSLAGLRNLALEHSIPIVSITDLIRYRRKRENLVERTAISRLPTKWGLFQAYCYKSKLDGTEHVAVVKGDVGAGQDVLVRVHSECLTGDIFGSARCDCGNQLDLAMQLIEQAGRGVVVYLRGHEGRGIGLGHKLRAYNLQDQGHDTVQANIELGLAVDAREYGIGAQILRDIGVRTMRLMTNNPAKFTGLKGYGLAVIGRVPVLTSITEENKRYLETKRTKMGHIYGSDIQGPLAGFIKNPNINHTDSLEEE